In Suncus etruscus isolate mSunEtr1 chromosome 9, mSunEtr1.pri.cur, whole genome shotgun sequence, the genomic window TTGAGAAAAGGGGGCACCACCAGGTACACATAAGCAGTTAGAGCATGTACCATGAGGGATAGGTGCTTTCCAAAACGGTGAATCATGGACACACCTATCACTGGAATGTAGAAAATTAGAACAGCTAAGATATGAGAAACACAAGTGTTGAGGGCTCGAACACGTTCCTTGGGAGAGGCAAGACTCATCACTGTATTAAGTATAAGAGTATAGGACAAGACTATAAGCAGGGAGTCGACACCCACAGTGGAAAGAACTACATACAGACCATAAAGGATATTGACAATGATGTCAGCACAAGCTCGTTTCATGATATCTGCATGGAAACAGAAGGAATGGGACAAAACTATTTTGTTAGGGCAGAAATTCAGACGTTTAAGCAGAAATGGCCCTGGGAAGAGAGATAATGGCCAGCCCAATTTTGATGATGACGTTATTTGTGAGGATAGTTGTATAGCGCAGGGGATTGGAGATGGCCACAAAACGATCAAAGGACATGGCCAGAAGTACTGAGGACTCTACCACAGAGAAGGAGTGGAGGAAGAACATTTGGACCAGGCAGGCATCGAAGCCTATGAGCCGATAATCAAACCAGAGCACAGCTAATGTGGTGGGCAGTGTGGACATGGTGAGGCCCACATCTGTGAGGGCGAGCATAGACAGGAAGTAGTACATGGGCTGGTGCAGGCTTGAAGTCTTCCTCACAGCCAAGAGGATCAGGCAGTTTCCAGTGAGGGCCACAGTGTACATGAAGGAGAAGGGGATAGAGATCCAGCCATGAACAGCTTCCAGTCCTGGAATGCCTATCAAGAGGAAGGAGTGTGGCTGGAAGAAGGAGGTATTGACATCCGACTTTGATGGGGGCATTCTTGTGAGGCAGCTAAAAGTTCCAGATAGAAGTGAAATCTTTAATCTGAACAAAATATAAGAAGACAAGatctaattatataaaaaaatatttttaaaagatcaaatGGTAGGAATATACAAAGATAATTTAGccaagggtcaggaggaccagtccatgttaggaagctttccacaaatagtGGGAAAGTGAGGTTAGAGCAGAGAATAGACCACTATAGAAATATTagtggaaatgatcactcaggacaagaactgagtactaaaagaaaataaagtgatatgcatgatatctcatcagtaacaatattacaaacaaCAGTGtgtaaaagaagtaaaagaaggaaaagagaaagatctgccacagaggcagacaggggaggggaggagggcagAAGAGAAACTGAGAATATTGGTGTTAGACAATGTAAACAAAACTAATAGGTATAGTAAATCAAAAAATTTTGAtgttatctaaaaatatttttgtttttattttagatcacacttagtggtactcagggcttacttctggttctagaTTTAGGGGTGATGTCTGGTAGAGTTAGGAAGACCATATTCAGTGTTAGGTATTGAGCAATTCTTattcaattgaaaatattaatttaaattattatttattattattaaaattgtaattactattttaatataatctaTTAATGTAAGACTAATATTATAATCATTTAAGAAATTAGTTTTATGTCTTTGGGAAAAACACTATCAGGATAAAACAGGGGGATatgtatctaaaattaaaaaaatgtacatgGTATGATCATAAGTTGAGTTAAAATGaacttaatattttctcttttaacaactttattttaaataatattgatttattttttcctcaagaAACTCTTCATTCATAAAGGTCTCTAAAGAGAAGTTTTTCTTCATAGGtgatgattttaaatatttagtttagaAAACTATCAGATGAGTTTGGATCTTTTAATACTAGAGAACAGAAATCAATCAGAAACAATACTTTTAATACTAGAGAACAGAAATCAATCAAAGACAAATGATCTGACAGGTAGAGAAGATAAaatagaccagagagataactcatATAATcctggaggcctgggtttgatctctggcacagcaCAATTTTCCAAGCACTGTTGGGAATGAGCTCTGAGAAAAGAATAACCACAGAGTACTTCTGgatgtatttttaaaacaaaaaatataatgaaaaaccaaaaagataagaTGTCAATGCAAGTACAATTTtctaaagattaattaattgaaCATCAATAAGAACACTAACTACACTATATTTAAACACATTGTGTTTgcttgtgtgcctgtgtgtgtgtgtgtgtgtgtgtgtatgtgtgtgatgaaACATTCCTCACTGTTAGTCAAGATCAAGTTGTTACTCAGAAAATGAACAAACATGTTTTTCATCTATAAATTGTTgtataataaactttaaaaaattcaatgaagaaaattttatcttatcattTAGAATAATCTAAATAATacggattaatataattaaaggaTTACATGGATTGAGAAGCCAAAGAAATAATGTCAAAATTATCAAGTGATAATAATAGCATGACAAAATTGAACAAAATCATatgttttactaaaataaaagtgatttataTTTAACTAGCAACTTATAGAAAATAGAGACAACTGACAAGAAGGTGCATTAAAAAACAACCAAGAGTTGCAGTGA contains:
- the LOC126018233 gene encoding LOW QUALITY PROTEIN: olfactory receptor 51G1-like (The sequence of the model RefSeq protein was modified relative to this genomic sequence to represent the inferred CDS: inserted 2 bases in 1 codon), encoding MPPSKSDVNTSFFQPHSFLLIGIPGLEAVHGWISIPFSFMYTVALTGNCLILLAVRKTSSLHQPMYYFLSMLALTDVGLTMSTLPTTLAVLWFDYRLIGFDACLVQMFFLHSFSVVESSVLLAMSFDRFVAISNPLRYTTILTNNVIIKIGLAIXSLFPGPFLLKRLNFCPNKIVLSHSFCFHADIMKRACADIIVNILYGLYVVLSTVGVDSLLIVLSYTLILNTVMSLASPKERVRALNTCVSHILAVLIFYIPVIGVSMIHRFGKHLSLMVHALTAYVYLVVPPFLNPIIYSVKSKPIREAMIRVIRDKRKG